The Kineothrix sp. MB12-C1 genome includes a window with the following:
- the nadD gene encoding nicotinate-nucleotide adenylyltransferase: MKDGIKRKGIMGGTFNPIHIGHLLLAETARDACFLDEILFIPSGHSYMKDKVEMADKYMRFAMTSLAIENNPYFKLSAIEVERQGNTYTFETLLSLRENEPETAFYFIMGADSLFHLESWKNPEIIFASCTILAAVRDEKGQSAMEEQIAYLEKKYAARIELLPLKEFSISSTDIRKKRKLGHSIRYMVPEQVMAYIEEHHLYQ, encoded by the coding sequence GTGAAAGATGGCATAAAAAGGAAAGGGATTATGGGAGGTACTTTTAATCCGATCCATATAGGGCATCTTCTTTTAGCAGAAACTGCACGGGATGCTTGTTTTTTGGATGAAATTCTCTTTATTCCAAGCGGTCATTCCTATATGAAAGATAAGGTTGAAATGGCGGATAAATACATGCGTTTTGCTATGACATCGCTTGCAATCGAGAATAATCCTTATTTTAAATTGTCTGCTATCGAGGTGGAAAGGCAAGGGAATACTTATACTTTTGAAACCCTTTTATCACTAAGAGAGAATGAGCCGGAAACAGCCTTCTATTTCATTATGGGGGCGGACAGCTTATTTCACTTAGAATCATGGAAGAATCCGGAGATTATTTTTGCAAGCTGTACGATACTCGCTGCAGTTCGTGATGAGAAGGGCCAGTCCGCTATGGAGGAACAAATAGCATATTTGGAGAAAAAATATGCGGCACGCATCGAACTCTTACCGTTGAAAGAATTTTCTATCTCCTCCACTGATATTAGAAAAAAACGAAAACTGGGGCATTCTATTCGTTACATGGTCCCCGAGCAGGTGATGGCTTATATAGAAGAGCACCACCTCTATCAATAA
- a CDS encoding DUF378 domain-containing protein gives MNNKVLDCIALTIAIIGAINWGLIGFFSFDLVALIFGSMSWISRIIYALVGISGLYLFTFYMYAGGTSRD, from the coding sequence ATGAACAATAAAGTATTGGACTGTATCGCCCTTACCATCGCAATTATCGGAGCGATTAACTGGGGACTTATCGGTTTTTTTAGTTTCGATCTGGTAGCGCTTATTTTCGGCAGTATGTCCTGGATCTCCAGAATTATATATGCATTGGTCGGAATCAGCGGCCTCTATCTCTTTACCTTCTACATGTATGCAGGAGGAACCAGCAGAGACTGA
- a CDS encoding ABC transporter substrate-binding protein, which translates to MKKFMSITVASAMVMTLLAGCGGAASTDSAPADTTEATEVAESTETAENTGVAEGGNGVFKIGGIGPITGGAAVYGMAVQNAAFLAVDEINAAGGIGGYQIEFKFEDDENDPEKSVNAYNTLKDWDMQLLMGTVTSGCSVAVAEKTAADNMFQLTPSGSSVDCIKYDNAFRVCFSDPDQGMASAKYIGDNAVASKVAVIYDSSDIYSSGIYQKFVSESASQPFEVVSAEAFTADSKTDFSVQLQKAKDSGADLVFLPIYYTEAALILSQAAAMNYDPIFFGCDGLDGILDVENFDTALAEGVMLLTPFAADAEDELTQNFVSAYKERFGETPNQFAADSYDAIYAIKAALENASVTPDMDVSAICDAMKVSMTEITIDGLTGIGMSWEASGEPNKEPKAVQITNGVYTAM; encoded by the coding sequence ATGAAAAAGTTTATGAGTATTACAGTGGCGTCTGCCATGGTTATGACTTTACTGGCAGGTTGCGGTGGAGCAGCATCTACTGACTCTGCACCGGCGGATACAACGGAAGCTACCGAAGTAGCAGAAAGTACTGAAACGGCTGAAAACACCGGAGTAGCGGAAGGCGGCAACGGAGTCTTCAAGATTGGTGGCATCGGCCCTATTACCGGCGGAGCGGCAGTATATGGCATGGCAGTACAGAATGCGGCTTTTCTCGCAGTTGATGAAATCAATGCGGCAGGCGGTATCGGCGGCTATCAGATAGAATTCAAATTTGAAGATGATGAGAATGATCCTGAGAAATCAGTAAATGCATACAATACCTTGAAGGATTGGGATATGCAGCTTCTTATGGGAACTGTTACAAGCGGATGTTCTGTAGCTGTTGCAGAAAAGACAGCAGCTGACAACATGTTCCAGTTGACACCTTCCGGATCTTCCGTGGATTGTATCAAGTATGATAATGCATTCCGTGTATGTTTCTCAGACCCTGACCAGGGTATGGCTTCTGCTAAATACATCGGTGATAATGCAGTTGCATCTAAGGTTGCAGTTATTTATGACAGCTCTGATATTTATTCCTCAGGAATCTATCAGAAATTCGTATCTGAATCAGCAAGCCAGCCTTTTGAAGTAGTTTCTGCAGAAGCATTTACCGCGGATAGCAAGACAGACTTCTCTGTGCAGCTTCAGAAAGCAAAGGACAGCGGCGCTGATCTCGTATTTTTACCTATTTATTATACAGAGGCGGCTTTGATTCTTTCTCAGGCGGCAGCAATGAACTATGATCCTATTTTCTTCGGTTGCGATGGACTTGACGGTATTCTGGACGTAGAGAATTTCGATACCGCTTTGGCAGAAGGCGTTATGCTTCTTACTCCTTTTGCTGCAGATGCTGAAGATGAATTGACACAGAATTTCGTATCTGCTTACAAAGAAAGATTTGGCGAAACACCGAACCAGTTCGCAGCAGATTCTTATGATGCAATTTATGCGATTAAAGCAGCGTTAGAAAATGCAAGTGTAACTCCGGATATGGATGTATCTGCAATCTGTGATGCAATGAAAGTTTCCATGACAGAGATTACAATAGACGGTTTGACCGGTATCGGTATGTCTTGGGAAGCCAGCGGCGAGCCTAATAAGGAGCCTAAAGCTGTTCAAATTACAAACGGTGTATATACTGCAATGTAA
- the yhbY gene encoding ribosome assembly RNA-binding protein YhbY, giving the protein MTSKQRSYLKSLANNIDPIFQIGKSSLTPEVTEAVGEAFNTRELIKIAVLKNCLDDPRAIAEMLAERTHSQVVQVIGKKITLYKESKDHKKIVLPS; this is encoded by the coding sequence ATGACAAGTAAACAAAGAAGTTATTTGAAGAGTCTTGCGAACAATATCGATCCTATCTTTCAGATTGGGAAATCGAGTTTGACGCCGGAAGTCACAGAGGCGGTTGGAGAAGCTTTTAACACGAGGGAATTGATTAAGATAGCAGTATTAAAAAACTGCCTCGATGACCCCAGAGCTATTGCGGAAATGCTGGCTGAGAGAACGCATTCACAAGTAGTGCAGGTGATTGGTAAGAAGATCACATTATATAAGGAAAGCAAAGATCACAAAAAAATTGTTCTGCCGTCATAA
- a CDS encoding MATE family efflux transporter: MKKLIGDKKFYLMVLAVAIPIMVQNGITNFVNLLDNIMVGRVGTEQMTGVAIVNQLVFVFNICVFGGVSGAGIFTAQFYGCDDAKGVRDTFRIKVLITAGITVIGLLLFGFYGDQLIHLYLHESNDAGDINATLMYAKQYLRIMMIEIIPFAMVQVYASTLRETGETMLPMKSGIVAVFVNLILNYILIYGKFGAPALGVEGAALATTIARFAELFIIAGWTHYHKEKNIFIEGVYRNFLIPKELLGKVAILGMPLMVNEVLWASGQAVLTQCYSVRGLSVIAAFNISSTISNVFNIVFIAMGSAIGIIVGQLLGAGKMEEAKDTDRKLIFFSVVSCVGIGSIMAIVAPLFPMFYNTSEEIRLLATRFIMIAALCMPLFAFTHATYFTLRSGGKTWVTFFFDSVYVWIFNIPLAFFLTRYTVLYIVFVYLACQLVDIIKCIVGFVLVKKGVWLNNIIGETKELSKEIA, translated from the coding sequence ATGAAAAAGTTAATAGGAGATAAGAAATTCTATCTCATGGTGCTGGCGGTTGCCATACCGATTATGGTACAAAACGGCATTACGAATTTCGTTAATCTTCTCGATAATATTATGGTAGGACGGGTCGGAACGGAACAAATGACCGGGGTTGCCATTGTTAATCAGCTTGTTTTTGTATTCAATATTTGTGTTTTCGGAGGCGTCTCCGGTGCAGGTATTTTTACGGCGCAATTTTACGGTTGTGATGATGCCAAAGGTGTGCGCGATACTTTTCGTATTAAGGTACTGATTACCGCAGGGATCACAGTCATTGGACTTCTTTTATTTGGCTTTTACGGAGACCAATTGATACATCTTTATCTTCATGAGAGTAATGATGCCGGGGATATCAATGCTACCCTCATGTATGCCAAACAGTATTTGCGTATTATGATGATTGAAATCATTCCGTTTGCCATGGTGCAGGTCTATGCGTCTACTTTACGCGAGACAGGAGAGACCATGCTTCCTATGAAATCAGGTATTGTTGCGGTATTCGTGAACCTTATATTAAATTATATTTTAATTTATGGAAAGTTCGGCGCCCCGGCTCTCGGGGTGGAAGGCGCTGCTCTCGCAACAACTATCGCACGTTTTGCAGAACTTTTCATTATTGCAGGCTGGACACATTATCACAAAGAAAAGAACATATTTATTGAGGGAGTGTATCGAAACTTCCTTATTCCGAAGGAACTTCTTGGTAAGGTAGCCATTCTCGGGATGCCTCTTATGGTCAACGAGGTATTGTGGGCCAGCGGACAAGCTGTGCTTACCCAATGTTATTCGGTACGAGGATTATCCGTTATTGCGGCCTTTAATATTTCTTCCACGATATCCAATGTATTTAACATTGTATTTATTGCTATGGGAAGTGCGATTGGAATTATTGTAGGCCAACTTCTTGGTGCCGGCAAGATGGAAGAGGCGAAAGATACTGACCGGAAACTTATCTTTTTCTCGGTAGTGAGCTGTGTGGGAATTGGAAGCATAATGGCAATTGTTGCCCCCTTGTTCCCTATGTTTTACAATACATCAGAAGAAATACGTTTGCTCGCTACCAGATTTATTATGATTGCTGCTTTGTGTATGCCACTTTTTGCCTTTACACATGCTACTTATTTCACGTTACGTTCAGGAGGAAAAACGTGGGTTACCTTCTTTTTTGACAGCGTTTATGTATGGATTTTCAACATACCTCTTGCGTTCTTCCTGACAAGATATACCGTACTTTATATTGTATTTGTATATTTGGCGTGTCAGCTTGTCGATATCATCAAATGTATTGTTGGCTTTGTGCTCGTGAAAAAGGGTGTTTGGTTGAATAATATTATCGGAGAAACGAAAGAATTATCGAAAGAGATAGCATAA
- the yqeK gene encoding bis(5'-nucleosyl)-tetraphosphatase (symmetrical) YqeK, with protein MRAKASNIKKIRKAMEKTLDAKRFEHTLGVAYTAAALAMRYDADIIKAETAGMLHDCAKCLSNDKRLSICEKHNISVNEIERRNPFLLHAKVGSYIAMQRYNIHDTDTINAILNHTTGRPNMSLLEKIVYVSDYIEPGRKQAPNLSEIRRLAFVDLDEALLCILEDTLVYLNTTAGDIDPMTQKTYDFYKDYGKNSTN; from the coding sequence ATGAGAGCAAAAGCTTCCAATATTAAGAAAATACGAAAGGCTATGGAAAAGACATTGGATGCCAAACGTTTCGAGCATACTCTCGGGGTTGCTTATACGGCGGCGGCTCTTGCCATGCGTTATGATGCGGACATTATAAAGGCAGAAACAGCAGGTATGCTTCACGATTGTGCAAAATGTCTAAGTAACGATAAACGCCTGTCTATTTGTGAGAAGCATAATATAAGCGTTAATGAGATTGAAAGGCGTAATCCCTTTTTACTCCATGCAAAAGTAGGAAGTTACATTGCTATGCAAAGATATAATATTCACGATACAGATACGATCAATGCTATTTTAAATCATACAACAGGGCGGCCGAATATGTCTCTGCTGGAAAAGATTGTATACGTGTCCGATTATATCGAACCGGGTAGAAAGCAGGCACCTAATCTTTCCGAAATCAGACGTCTTGCCTTTGTGGATTTGGATGAGGCCTTACTTTGTATTTTGGAAGATACTCTCGTTTATCTCAATACGACAGCAGGAGATATTGATCCAATGACACAAAAGACTTATGATTTTTATAAAGATTATGGAAAAAATAGCACAAACTAG
- the rsfS gene encoding ribosome silencing factor has translation MNIEESKKMAKIAVAALEDKKAEDIRIIDISEVSVLADYFIIANGSNRSQIQALADHVEEQLGRAGHSLKQIEGYDSANWVLLDFGDIIIHVFDKENRLFYDLERIWRDGRQVEL, from the coding sequence ATGAATATAGAAGAATCAAAAAAGATGGCAAAAATTGCTGTTGCTGCATTAGAAGATAAGAAAGCGGAGGATATCCGTATTATAGATATTAGCGAAGTATCGGTGCTTGCTGATTATTTTATCATCGCTAATGGCTCTAACAGAAGTCAGATACAGGCACTTGCCGATCATGTAGAAGAACAGCTCGGAAGGGCAGGACACTCCTTGAAACAAATAGAAGGATATGATTCTGCCAATTGGGTACTTCTTGATTTTGGCGATATTATTATTCACGTATTCGATAAAGAAAACCGTTTGTTTTATGATCTGGAACGTATCTGGAGAGACGGGAGACAGGTGGAACTATGA